In Brachypodium distachyon strain Bd21 chromosome 2, Brachypodium_distachyon_v3.0, whole genome shotgun sequence, one genomic interval encodes:
- the LOC100823669 gene encoding putative F-box protein At3g29830, with product MAAGAAEEPQDRLSGLPDDVLHSIIGRVPFKQAVRTNALSRRWPRLWLHALAASGVLDFTDRGFVRSKSRGQIVAMVNRCLRVRGGGAPIDVLRVSLCPFGAFERDVVGWIAAAIRRGAREVDVNLTLDAALTVVNCRADQLELPGDLFYGESSLARLSLGRCSLRNVPAGGPALVGLTSLSLTRVDITDDAVRDTVACCRLLEFLSLRNCHVLKFVRIAGEKLRGLEVVGCLDVRQLQVAAPALESFAFHGDILCFGEDDGFEFEPVEFIGKGNTRTPSEATPELRDAYLSHIGFGEYDELIHQYAYSTLMQMVAHAKILTICSVGLLHIEEERGFIEHMMDPPNLQLQELQLLMDSMGDDVVTGFSSFFQLTAPPLLERLFIRFPAACNDTEESSGGMMSIGEDEDIVLDFEIALDHLTFFKMVNFRGMRHEMRLLRFVLRRAPVLEQLVLVVPKEEGRTNLGLGHDDQKQLLKIVQENVSEIGKAFLWREPHVVVCRPREDCSRSPAHTKYYHDD from the exons ATGGCCGCCGGAGCGGCCGAAGAGCCGCAGGACCGGCTGAGCGGGCTCCCCGACGACGTCCTCCACTCCATCATCGGCCGCGTCCCGTTCAAGCAGGCCGTCCGCACCAACGCCCTCTCCAGGAGGTGGCCACGCCTATGGCTCCacgcgctcgccgcctccgggGTTCTCGACTTCACCGACCGCGGCTTCGTCCGCTCCAAGTCGCGGGGGCAGATCGTGGCCATGGTGAACCGCTGCCTCAgggtccgcggcggcggggcgcccATCGACGTGCTCCGCGTGTCCCTGTGCCCGTTCGGTGCGTTCGAGCGCGACGTCGTCGGCTGGATCGCGGCCGCCATCCGGAGAGGCGCCAGGGAGGTCGATGTGAACCTGACTCTTGATGCCGCGTTGACCGTTGTCAACTGCCGCGCGGATCAGCTGGAGCTTCCAGGGGACCTCTTCTATGGCGAGAGCTCGCTGGCGCGGCTCAGCCTCGGCCGCTGCAGCCTCCGCAACGTCCCGGCCGGCGGTCCGGCGCTCGTCGGCCTGACGTCGCTCTCCCTCACCCGTGTCGACATCACGGACGACGCTGTCCGGGACACGGTCGCCTGCTGCCGGCTGCTTGAGTTCTTGAGCCTGAGGAATTGCCACGTGCTGAAGTTCGTGAGGATCGCCGGCGAGAAGCTGCGTGGCCTGGAGGTCGTGGGATGCCTGGACGTGCGCCAGCTGCAGGtggccgcgcccgcgctcgaATCGTTCGCCTTCCACGGCGATATCCTCTGCTTCGGAGAAGACGACGGATTTGAGTTCGAGCCCGTCGAGTTCATCGGCAAAGGCAACACCAGGACGCCGTCGGAGGCCACGCCCGAGCTGCGGGACGCCTACCTGTCCCACATTGGCTTCGGCGAATACGACGAACTTATTCACCAGTACGCTTACTCAACCTTGATGCAGATGGTCGCGCATGCCAAGATTTTGACAATTTGCTCCGTGGGCTTGCTG CACATCGAAGAAGAGCGCGGTTTCATTGAACACATGATGGACCCTCCTAACCTACAACTACAAGAGCTGCAGCTGCTCATGGACTCCATGGGCGACGACGTTGTCACCGGCTTCTCCAGCTTCTTCCAGCTCACTGCTCCGCCACTCCTCGAGCGGCTCTTCATCCGG TTCCCAGCCGCTTGCAACGATACAGAGGAATCCAGCGGCGGCATGATGTCCATTGGCGAGGACGAAGACATTGTTCTGGACTTCGAGATCGCTCTCGACCACCTGACGTTCTTCAAGATGGTGAACTTCCGGGGGATGAGGCATGAGATGCGGCTGCTCAGGTTCGTCCTGCGGCGGGCTCCAGTCCTGGAGCAGCTAGTGCTCGTTGTCCCAAAAGAAGAGGGAAGAACGAATCTGGGTCTGGGTCACGATGACCAGAAGCAGCTCCTTAAGATCGTTCAAGAGAATGTGTCGGAGATTGGAAAGGCCTTTCTCTGGCGGGAACCCCACGTCGTGGTGTGCCGGCCAAGAGAGGACTGCAGCCGGAGCCCTGCACACACCAAGTACTATCACGATGACTAG